The following proteins are co-located in the Puniceicoccus vermicola genome:
- a CDS encoding tyrosine-type recombinase/integrase, with protein MRTRLLAAARAERVTKAVTCHNLRHSFATHLAAAGVPLHQLQSYLGHAHIETTTVYTHLTPINHIEAIGYVDALVKPILRR; from the coding sequence TTGCGCACGCGCCTGTTGGCCGCGGCCCGGGCCGAGCGGGTGACCAAAGCGGTCACCTGTCATAACCTGCGACACAGCTTCGCGACTCATCTGGCCGCTGCCGGGGTGCCGCTGCACCAACTGCAATCCTACCTCGGCCACGCCCACATCGAGACGACCACCGTCTACACCCACCTCACTCCGATCAATCACATCGAGGCCATCGGCTACGTGGACGCCCTGGTCAAGCCGATCCTGCGCCGCTAA